In the genome of Meles meles chromosome 16, mMelMel3.1 paternal haplotype, whole genome shotgun sequence, one region contains:
- the LOC123926556 gene encoding uncharacterized protein C2orf16-like: MPLKSRLCMHDGKSKLTAKSKLQEAKPLHSSPGAQLQRVKSLVLMEDSQLPGVKSGVLSQRSQLQSNTTIELNSPLHLTSMKSSELTLQTKLQGVKSENFNSGSQWHDLKPSKLSPEVKSQDKTFTELNPSSQLKGITFSTLITGTKIQGTKCTDFNLGPLLQHVNSSERTSKTKLQNVKHKESCPSPQVQVVKSSDLTLGSKLQNVQLVFNPDPQFQGVKSSKSISETKIQDMESVNVKPGPQLRRVKSSELIQGTKLQKVKSVDFKSGPQLEDGASSRLVMGIKLQDVKSLNFKSGPHLKDVISSQLIPREKLPGVKSAELKANPKLQGEKSSDLILERKFSGVKAGPQLQDVKCSELIMGIKLQDKKSAGFGSRSHLQGMRSSEVIPGSKLQEGKPSEFNHGPKLQGGKSDLIQMRKLQGVKSVEFNPGPQRQGEKSDLMLECRLQDLKSVELKPVLQLQGVPSSELTPKTKLQNGEHVELLTRPTWQDMKPLELTLGAKTQDVKSLGFESVPQLQNRKLPMSTPGSHIQALKSLKFSPGAKLQGAKSPESVKLQIMNTTKVNHDLELQVTKPSELALESKICNVISSEFNAGKPRQEEKSFKLKPWPELQSVKFVVYNPGLHLQHIKSSELCKETKPQDVKSKESNPEQQWQDVKSSELCQGSRPQGHTFKKWKNL; this comes from the coding sequence ATGCCACTGAAATCTAGGCTTTGCATGCATGATGGGAAATCTAAATTGACTGCAAAATCAAAGCTTCAAGAAGCGAAACCCTTACATTCATCCCCAGGAGCACAGCTTCAACGTGTGAAGTCTCTGGTGCTTATGGAAGATTCACAGCTTCCTGGTGTGAAATCTGGCGTATTAAGCCAAAGGTCACAATTACAAAGCAATACAACTATAGAATTGAACTCCCCACTACACTTGACAAGCATGAAGTCATCTGAATTGACTCTTCAGACAAAGCTTCAAGGTGTGAAATCTGAGAATTTCAACTCTGGGTCACAGTGGCATGATCTAAAACCTTCTAAGTTGTCACCTGAGGTAAAGTCCCAAGATAAGACATTTACTGAGTTAAATCCAAGTTCACAGTTGAAAGGTataacattttctacattgatCACAGGGACAAAGATTCAAGGTACCAAATGTACAGATTTCAACCTTGGGCCATTGTTACAACATGTGAATTCTTCTGAAAGGACCTCAAAGACAAAGcttcaaaatgtaaaacataaagaaagCTGTCCCAGTCCCCAGGTGCAAGTTGTGAAATCTTCTGACCTGACCCTTGGATCAAAGCTTCAAAATGTGCAATTGGTGTTCAACCCTGACCCACAGTTTCAAGGAGTGAAAAGTTCTAAAtcaatttcagaaacaaagattCAAGATATGGAGTCTGTGAATGTCAAACCTGGGCCACAGCTGAGACGTGTGAAATCTTCTGAATTGATACAGGGGACAAAGCTTCAAAAAGTGAAGTCTGTGGATTTCAAGTCAGGCCCACAGTTGGAAGATGGGGCATCTTCTAGATTGGTCATGGGTATAAAGCTTCAAGATGTAAAATCTCTGAATTTTAAGTCTGGACCACACTTGAAGGATGTGATATCTTCACAACTGATCCCAAGGGAAAAGCTTCCAGGTGTGAAATCTGCAGAACTGAAAGCTAATCCAAAGTTACAAGGTGAGAAATCTTCTGATTTGATCCTGGAGAGGAAGTTTTCAGGTGTGAAAGCAGGCCCACAGTTACAAGATGTGAAATGTTCTGAGTTGATCATGGGTATAAAGCTTCAAGATAAAAAATCAGCAGGGTTTGGTTCTAGATCACACTTGCAAGGTATGAGATCTTCtgaagtgatcccagggtcaaaaCTTCAAGAAGGGAAACCCTCTGAGTTCAACCACGGTCCAAAGCTACAAGGTGGGAAATCTGATTTAATTCAGATGAGGAAGCTTCAAGGTGTGAAATCTGTGGAGTTCAACCCTGGACCTCAGAGACAAGGTGAGAAATCTGACTTGATGCTAGAGTGCAGACTCCAAGATTTGAAATCTGTTGAGTTAAAACCTGTTCTGCAGTTACAAGGTGTACCATCTTCTGAGTTAACGCCAAAAACAAAGCTTCAAAATGGAGAACATGTGGAGCTCCTTACCAGACCCACGTGGCAAGACATGAAACCTCTTGAATTGACTCTAGGTGCAAAGACCCAAGATGTGAAATCTTTGGGGTTTGAGTCAGTCCCACAGTTACAAAATAGGAAATTGCCTATGTCGACACCAGGATCACACATTCAAGCCCTGAAATCTCTGAAATTCAGCCCTGGGGCGAAGTTGCAAGGTGCAAAATCTCCTGAGTCTGTAAAGCTTCAAATAATGAACACCACAAAGGTCAACCATGACCTAGAACTCCAGGTCACAAAACCCTCTGAGTTAGCTTTGGAATCAAAGATTTGCAATGTGATATCTTCCGAGTTCAATGCTGGGAAGCCGCGGCAAGAAGAGAAGTCTTTTAAGTTGAAACCATGGCCAGAGCTTCAAAGTGTGAAATTTGTGGTATACAACCCTGGACTACATTTGCAACatataaaatcttcagaattGTGCAAGGAGACAAAGCCCCAAGATGTGAAATCTAAGGAATCCAATCCTGAGCAACAGTGGCAAGATGTTAAATCTTCTGAGTTATGCCAGGGATCAAGGCCTCAAG